The nucleotide window GGCTCCGGTCGATCTTCCCGCAGGGGAGTGGTCATCCCCTGCAGGGCATGGAACGTGGGAGGAATGTCCTCCGTGCTAACCTCCCTCAGCTTCTGCATGTAGTCCAGGATGCGGCCCAGTTGCTCGGCCATCGCCTGCTTCTCCTCGCCGGCCAACTCCAGCCGCGCCAGCCAGGCCACGTGCTCCACTTCCCGAACGCTTATGGGCAAATACCCACCCCCCGGACGAACATCCGAGTCCACAGTCTTTCATATCTTACCACCCGGACAGCGGCGCCCACAACCGCCCTCAATAGCCACGCTGCTTGTCCACCACGTTCAAGAGGGGCTCTCCCGCGAGAAAACGGCGCAGGTTATCCACGAATATCTCCAGGGCCCGCTCCTCGTAATCCTCCATGCTGCCGCCCATGTGGGGCGTGAGGACCACGTTGGGCAGGCCCCAGAGCTCGCTCTGGGGAGGCAAGGGCTCGGTGGCGAATACGTCCAGCCCCGCCCCCGCAATCCACCCTGCTTTCAGGGCCGCCACCAGGGCGGGTTCGTCCACCACCTCTCCCCGGGCTACGTTGATCAGGCAGGCGGAGGGCTTCATGGCCTTCAGTTCGCGTTCCCCGATCATCTTCCGGGTTTCCGCCGTAAGAGGCACGCACAGGACCACCCAGTCGGCGCGGCCCAGCATGCGGTGCAGGGAGTCCGGCCCCGCTACCTCTTCCACGCCGGGGACGGGACCCGGTGCACGCCTGATGCCCAGGACCCGCATGCCGAACGCGACGCCCTTGCGGGCTACCTCTACCCCCACCGCCCCCAGACCCAGCACCAGCAGCGTCCCGCCTGCCAGGACCCGGCCTTCCCGCCTTTCCCAGCGCCGAAAGCGCCGGTCCTCCCAGAAGTCGGGCAAACGGCGGGCCAGAGCGAGCATGAGGGCGAAGGTGTGCTCCGACAGGGAGTGCGCATGCAGACCCCGCGAACAGGTAACCAGCACGGGGCTGGATACCAGTTCGGGAGTGAGTAGCCGGTCCACCCCGGCGGCAGGCGCGTGCACCCATTTAAGGCGCCGGGCCCGGGCTGCAGCCGGGCCGCTCAGGCGCGTACCGTAGATCACGTCTGCCTCCTCGACCAGTTGCTCTGCCGCTTCCCTGGTATCAGCCCTCAATACCCGGATCCCGGGCGCCACAGCCTCGATGGCCGCGGCCCCACGGTCGCTCAACCTGCTCAACGCCAGTACTGTCAGTTCCACCATGGCCTCACCATCTCACCAGATTCAGGGTCCCATTATCGAGTCAGCGGTGAGCGAAACAGTGGCGGCGCACGTAGGCAGCGTGGAGGCAACCGCGGCGGAAAGCATCGGCCAGGCCGGGGGCGGGCTGCTCCGACTGGACGTAGGCCATTACCACCCCAGCCCCGGTGAGATCCCCCACGAAGATGGCGCCCACGGCCCGGTCCCCCTGCATCACCAGCTTGCGGTAGAAGTCGGAACCCCGTACCTTCACCTCTTCATAGCCGTCGCCGCGGGGGGCCACCAGACCACCGCTGATGATCCTGATGTCTCCCAGGCAGAGAGCGTTGCGCCCAATCCCTCCCCAGAAGGCCTGGCGGGGTCCCCGCACCATGTTCGTCCCCGCCACCCGACCCTGGGCCACTGCATTGGGCCAGAGGGCGTTAACCCGGGCCTCGCCGCGGGAGGGATCGTACACCTCGGCCACATCCCCGGCCGCGAACACGCCGGGGCAGGAGGTCGCCATGTTCTCATCACACACGATGCCGCGGTTGACCCGCAAACCCAGGTGACGGGCCAGGGCCGTCCGAGGAGCAACGCCCTTACCGACCACGGCCAGGTCGCAGGTTACCGCCTGCCCGTCGGAAAGCTCGGCCACCAGGCCATCTCTCCGGGCCGAGAACCCCACCACGTCCACCCCGGTGATTACGGTGACACCGTGGCGGGCCAGCATTTCCCCCACCAGGTGGCCCGCTTCCGCGTCGAGAGCCTGGGACAGGACGTGCCGGGAGGTAACGGCCATGGTCACCCGCACCCCCCGCCCGAGCAGGCCCTCGGTGGCCTTGAAGCCGATCATACCGCCCCCGATGACCAGGGCGCTACTACCGGGCCGGGCGCGGGCGGCGATGGCCTCGGCATCTGCCAGTGTACGCAGGCTCAGCACGCCAGGCAGGTCGGCACCGGGAACCTCGAGGCGGACGGGTTCGGAACCAGTGGCCAGCAGGAGCCGGTCCCACTCCAAACTGGTCCCGTCGTCCACGTCCACCCATCCGCCCTCTCCGCCGCGGCGCACGGCCACAACCTCCCGGCCCGCCAGCAGGGTGATGCCGCGGTCACGGTAGTCTTCTGCGCGCGCCAGGAACAGGGCGTCCTTTCCGACCTCCCCGGCGATGAAATACGAGGTCAACACCCGGGAGTAAAAGGGATGAGGCTCATCCGTCAATACGGTCACGTGCGCCTGAGGGTCAAGAGACCTGATGGTGCACGCAGCCGTGAACCCGGCCGGCCCGTTCCCCACGATGACATGGCGCATGAGCCTCACCTCCCATCGACCGCCCGGAACCGGATCAGCCCCCTCCCGACCCCCGGCGGGATCACGGGCTTCGCCGCCCGCCCGCACAGGACACCGGACGGCCACCTGCCACGGGGGGGATCAGGGTCACCGTGTCCCCCGCCTCCAGGAGAGTATCCAGGCCCTGCAGGAACCGTATGTTGCGACCATTCACCAGCACGGCGATAGTTTCCTGCAAGTCCCCCGTCGGCGTGAGCAGGCGACGGCCCAGTGCCTCTCCATACGTCCTCACGAGGAAGGAGAGCACCTCGCCCACCGAGGAGGCGTGCACCGTCAGGCGGGACGTGCCCGTGACCTCTCTAAGGGTGGCGAAAAGCTGGACCTGTACGGCCGCCACGGCTACCACCTAAGCCCGAGGCGGGCCAGGGTTGCCTCCGTGGGCCGGCCTTCTTCGTCCCATCCCCGGAGCCGATAGTACTCGGGCAGCATCAGGTCGATGCGTGACACCTGACCCCGGGCCGGTCCCTCCGGCATGGGTTCGGAGAGCAGGCGCGGCGCCAGGGTATCGTCCGCCCGGGTGAAACCCGCCTTGAGGTTGAACATGCGCTCCAGGTTCCAGACGCGCTCGCCGGCCAGCAGGCCGCTTTCGGCGGTGTAAGCCTCGCCGGTGGCAGCCGCCAGCAGGTCCGCGATCTCTGGGACCCCGATGGCGAAGGTGACGAACAGGCACAGCCCGCTGGAATCGACCAGGGCGGTGGCGTCCTGGAACGTCTTAACCCAGAAAGCCTTGTTATCGGCCACCAGGGGATCCAGCTTTTCGGGGATGCCCAGCACCTCCGGGGCAATGGTGTACCCGCGCACATGGCACCCACCCCGGTTGGAGGTAGCGTAGCTGAGCCCGATCCCCTGGACCGCCCGCGGCTCGTAAGCGGGGTACTCCTGCTTCTTGGCGGTCATGGCCAGTTCGGGATGACCGAACTCACTGGCCATGCGGTAGGACCCCTCCGCCAGTAGGTTCCCGATTCCCTCCCGGAACGCAGTAAGCCGCACCCCTTCCACCAGCAAATGGCCGTCTCCCCAACGCAGTTCCCGGCCCGCCTGCTCTTTGCTGAGGTAACCGCGCTGGTACAGTTCCATGGCGCACGCCAGGGTGGCCCCGTAGGAAATGGGGTCAATACCCATTTCGTTGCACTGCCAGTTGGCATGGGTTACGGCCGCCAGGTCGGACACGCCGCAGTCGGCCCCCAGCGCCCAGGCTGCCTCATACTCGGGGCCCTCACCTGCTCCCCGGTACGGACCGGAGGGGATCGCCGTGGGCCGCCCGCACGCCATGGAACACGCGAAGCACGCCTTCTTGCGTACCAGGTATTCTTTGGCCAGCGTTTCGCCGCTGATGCGGTCCGCCTCAGGGAAGACCCCGGTCTGGAAGTTGCGGGTCGGAAACGCTCCGTGGGCGTTGATGACGTTCACCAGCACCGCGGTACCATAGGCGGGCAGGCCAGCGGACGTGACGGGGTGGGTCAGGATCTTCTCCATGGCCCGCTTCCGGGCCGCCTTGAATGCTTCCTTATCGGCCACCCGCACCGGCCCGGTGCCCCGCACGGCAATGGCCTTCAGATTCTTGGAGCCCATCACGGCCCCCACGCCCGACCGCCCGGCCGCCCGGCTCCTGTCATTCACCACGCAGGCGATCCTGACGAGACGCTCACCAGCGGGGCCAATGCAGGCCACCTTAGCCTCCGGGTGGGTTCGGGCCCGTACCGCGTACTCCGTCTCGGAGACCGTCTTGCCCCACAGCCCGTCGGCCGGCCTGATCTCGGCCTTGCCGTCGTGGACCCAGAGGTAGACGGGGGCGGCCGCCTTTCCCGTAACGTATATCAGGTCGAACCCGGCGAACTTAAGCTCCGGTGCCCAGTAGCCGCCCGAGTTGGAGGCAGCTATGGCCCCGGTGAGCGGGCTACGGCAGAGTACGTTGTACCGTCCCGCCGAGGGAGCATACGTGCCCGTCAGTGGGCCGGTGGCGAAAATGAGGGGGTTCTCCGGCGCAAAAGGATCGACATCATAGGCGCCGGCATCGTACAGCAACTTGGACCCCAGGCCGCGGGCGCCCACGAAAACGTGGAGGTCGTGGGGGCAGAGTTCTTCCGCCGTCGCGGTCCCTGCGGTAAGGTCAACCCGCAGCATCCTGCCCGTCCAGCCGTACATCACACCCTCACCCCCTTCAAGACCCCAGCCAGCCGCCGCGCCACCTCCCGGCGCCGGGCCAGAGCGGCATCATTCGGTTCCACGTACTCCAGTGCACCCCACGGGCAAACGGCCACACACTGGGGGTCGCCCTTGCACAGGTCGCACTTCTGCATCTTGCCATCCACGTCCACGTGGACCATGGTGCCGAAGGGGCAAGCCATCACGCACATGCGGCATCCCACGCAGCGGGAAGTGTTTACCTCCAGGGCCCCCGTCTCCAGGTTGCGGGTGATGGCCCCCGAAGGGCAGGCTTCCTGGCAGGCCGCCACCTCACACTGCTCGCAGATGATGGGCACGAACACGTCGTCCTCCGGAAAGATGCCTACCGTCAGGCGGGCCTTCAGCGGATGAAACACGCCGTCCTGGTGGAAAGTGCAGGCCAGTTCGCATAACCTGCACGCGGTGCACCTCTCCGGGTGCACCACCAGCATCCTCCGCACCACCCTCACGCTCCCCTTCTGCCCATCTTGCAGCCGGCCCAAAAATCAAGGGAGCCGCCCATGCGGCTTCTTTGCTACACGGCAGGCGGACCCTCAAACATCTGGCTATTCAGTTCGCCATCGGTCAACCCGGTTCCTGCCGAACAGGGAGGAGGGCACCTGCCAGGCTGCGCACCAGCGCCCCCGCCCCCAGCTCGTTGCAATACACCAGCTTCTTGGTGAACTTCTCGCTGGCCTCCCGCACCAGGTCGGAAGCCTTGTGGCTCATCCTGCTCGTCACCAGCACGATGATGTCGGCCGTGCGCACCTTGCCGGCGAGGGGCCGCAGGCCCTCGAAGCCACTGTGCCATTCGAAAATGCCGCCCCTCTGCTCCACCGCCTGCCGGTACCACTGCTCCTGCCCGTCCCCGCCCACCACCAGGATGCGCCAGTCTTTGAGCCAATCGCCCGGGAACAACTCCTGGGTATCGGCTTCCGGTGCGGCGGGAGCCTTCCGGCGTACGGTCCGAACCCGGCGCAGGCGGATACCGGGCGCCGGCACGGGGTTTTCCGCCCGGTGTACCTGCACCACCCGTGCCCGTACATCCCCGGGCCGGGCACCCTCGGGGACTTCGATGGTCACGGGGTCGCCCTCGGCGGCACCCACCGCCTGTGCCTCTCCAGGCGCCAACAGCCACTCCTCTCCATCGAGCGTGCGCACCACGGGCTCTTCTCCCAGACGCAGGTACCCCAGCACGGTTCTTCGCTGCACACGCCCGGTGAGGTACACGCGCACGCCCCCGGCCGGGGAGGCTGACAGCCCCACCTCGTCGCCCTCCAGGAGGCGCAATCCCCGGGCCAGATCATCTGGGAGGGCAACCCGAACACCCCCACAGGATATCCCCCACCCCTGCTGGAACTGGACCGGGCCCGTGATGGCCGGGGGCACCGAGCGCACGATTCGCTCCAGATCGGTCACCAGCCTGTCCAGCACCTGAGAGGAGTCCGGACGCCTTGGCACCCGCACCGCCTCGGTATCCCGCTGCGCAAGCCGGGCACGCAACTGGTCGATCTGGGTATCCCGCGCCTCCAGTTCCCGGGTGAGGGCAGCCACCTGTCCCTCCAGATCCTGCACCCGGGCGCTGAGTTGGGCGCAGCTGGCCTGGTACCCCTGGGCCTGGGACTCAGCCTGAGCCAGAGCGGCGGCCAGCTCTGACACCCTACCCTGCAGGGCCAGGGGCTCTTGGAGTTCCTGGCACAACCTGTCCGTCTCACCCCGCAGGGCCTCAAGCTGGGATACCAGTTCTCCCTTCTCTCTCTCCAGGCGGCGGGCCGCCTCCATCCATCGCGCCTTCTCCTGTTCACGCTGGGCCAGTTTCTGTTCGAGAGCCGCCACTTCTTTCTCGAGCCGGGCGATGGTCTGGTCTCGCTCCTGTAGCAGGCGCCGCTGCCGCCTCTCGCGTTTGGCCAGTTCCCGCTCTACCTTATCCGTCCCGGCCGGAGGTGGCGTGGGGGCCTCTTCCCCCTTATCCTCCGCCTGGGCACGAGCCCAAAGGGAAGGGGCCAGCTTCTGTACGGTGATCCGGTCGTCCAGTTCCAGACAGAGGGCAACTGCCGGTGCCCCCCAACGCTCCACCCACCCCGGAATATGAGATCGCAAGGCAGCCACGGGCAAACCCTCGATCATCCAGACCAACTCGTGCACGTGGCTCAAGATGGCGTGGAGCAGGGCCGGGCGCAGGTCGGCCTGACGCGCCCAGGAGACAGCCAGTTGCCGGGCCAGCAGCCTGGCAGGAGCCGTTTCCAGGCGCCAGCCCTTCACCGACACGCCCAGGTCGCGCGCGAGCCCCGCCAGCACGCTGCGGGGCAGGCAACCCAGCAACAGCCTGACCTCGACTTCATTCAGCCGTCCCCAAATGCCCTCTTCGCTCCCCGCTGACACGCTCTCTCCCCCCGCTGGCGGCGCCAACCGCCACTCGAGCTCTCCCGGGACTCCAGGGGCGCCCGACTACCTTCGCGCCCCCATGATTGCGCCGGCATCACTCAAAAGACGCAGGGGGGCTTCTTCGTTACTGTCTCGCCCCGCCGAGGACAGGGAAAGATCCTCCCACTTTCCGCACCGGGAACCCCACCGGCTGTGCAGGCTACCGTCTATGTACAGCTCGTTGATCTCGCACAGGTTGGCGCAGTCCCGGCAGATGAAACTGCGGGGCAGGCAGGAGAAGGCGGCGATGCGCTCCGCCCCCCGGAACGCGGACGTGCGGGGGTTGCTGAGCATATCCTGCCGGGCAAGCAGGGCCGCACCCAGGGCTCCCATCACCTTGAAGTGCCGCGGCACCCTGATAGGCATCCCCAACTGGGTTTCCAGGGCTGCACGGATACCCACGTTGGCAGCCACTCCGCCCTGGAACAGCACTATGGGCTCGATGCGCTTGCCGCGGGCCACGTTGGCCAGGTAGTTGCTGACCAGGGCAATGCACAGCCCGGCGATGAGATCTTCCCGGCGGTAACCCATCTGCTGTTTGTGGATGAGGTCAGACTCAGCAAAAACGCCACAACGCCCGGCAATGCGCACGGGGCTGCGCGACCTCAGGGCGTATTCCCCGAATTCCTCGATGGGCACCCCCAGGCGGCTGGCCTGGTGATCCAGGAAGGAACCCGTACCGGCCGCGCACACGCTGTTCATGTTGAAGCCCACGGGGACTCCCTGGCGGATGAAGATGATCTTGGAGTCCTGCCCGCCGATGTCGATGACGGTGCGCACGTCGGGCTCCACATGCCGGGCCGCGGTGGCATGGGCCGTGATTTCGTTCTTGACGCAGTCCGCCCCTACCATAATGGCAGCCAGCAGGCGCCCCGAACCGGTAGTCCCCACGCCGGTCACCCGCAAGCGCTCACCGAAACGGGACCAGACTTCCGCGAACCCGCGCTGGATGGCCTCGATAGGGCCTCCTGCGTTGCGCAAGTACGTGGAAAAGAGGACCTCTTCCCTGTCGTCGATGACCACCACTTTGGTGGTAAGGCTCCCCACGTCCACCCCTATGTAATGCGACATACCACCTCACCCCGCCGGTCCGGAACCCAGCTGGAGCGGCGCACACGCCGCCGTTCCTCCAGGAGGTCCAGGAACGCCTCCACCCTGGTAATCATGCCCGCCTCACCCGTCTGCTCACTCATGATGAAGGTCAGGATGGGGATGTCATGCTCGTCGGCCGCCTGCACCAGGACGTTCTGCGCCACTATCTCGGGCATGCACGTGAAAGGCATCAGGTGGAGGACCCCGTCCATCCCCTCGCGGGGGGCCAGGACGGCACCCCCCACGCTCTCGGCGCCGTGACCCCCCACCAGTTCTCGCAGGTAGGGATGCCCGGCATGACGGACATACTCTTCCCTCCGCCGCAGGTTACGGTCACAGAAGACGTGCAGCCGGAACCAGTCCGAGGCGCAGAGTTCCCGGTGCACCCACACCCTCTGCTCCACCCGGGTTCCCACGATCTTCTCCAGATCCTTGTTCACCAGGGGCTCCAGCAGGACGTATATCTCCCCCACCACCCGCACATGGAGGGGATCCGTGTCCAGGGTGGGGAGGGCGTCCAGCTCGGCCCGGAAATCGTCCCACGCCCGGTTTATCTCCCGGTAGCTGGAGGCCCGATCCAGACCGACCAGGAAGCGCTGGTAGACCCGGTCCGCCGCTCCCCTTTCTTCCTCGAAGGCCCGCCACCTGCGCAGCAGGCGTTCGCCCTCGTCCATGAGCACCACCTTGCGCCACCCGAAGCGGAAGGCCCTTATGATCCGGGGCCAGGAGGCTCCCCCGGCCACGTGCTTGACCACCCGGGCGAAGGAACCCCAGTTGGTGCGCAGGGGAAGGGGAGAATTAAAGGAGGGCATCTCGAACTGGTAGCCGTACCGGCGCAAGAGCAACTCCTGCACCTGGGCATACCAGCCCAGCCGGCACTTCCCCTTGCCCATAACCATGAGGATCATGTTGGCTCCCCGATCGAGCAGGTGGCGCATCTCCCCCAGCAAAGTAACCATAGGGAAGCAAATGAACTCGGGAGCCAGTTCCTTGCCCAGTTCCACCGTCTCTTTGCCCAGGCGGGGAAGCCTGACCACCTCCACGCCACACTCCTGGAGCATGGCGCGCACCCCCACGTCCAGGCTACCCATGGTGATCACGCCCGCCTTGAGCTGGCGTGGCTCGGGCCCCCGTTGGGGTAGGACGGTGGTGTGAAGCAGGGGGGAGACACGCAAGGTCCGGCTGTCCGCTACGGGGGACGTATCAATGAATGCTTCCAGCCGCGTCACCAGTCCCGCTTCCCCCGTCTGCTCGTCCAGCGTGAGGACAAGCAGGGGAATCCCGTGCGCGTCCGCCTCCTCCTGTATGAAGTTTTCCACGATGGACATGGGCCCGCATTCGAAGGCCTGGACGAGCACCAGCTTGTCCACCAAGCCTCTGCGTAACCAGTGGAGCACCGCCCCCAGCAGGTGTCCCTCTATGTACCACATTTTCTCGCCCTCGAAGATCGTGGCCATTTCCCGCCGGGCGGCCAGGTCATCCACCATCTCGCACGTGAGCACCTGCCCGTACTCCCGCAAGCGACCCACGATGTCGTGACCGATCAGGTCGTAAAGTATATAAGCGTGGCCCGCAACGCCGATGCGCAGGTACGGATCCCGCCGCGCCTGGGCCGAGTATCGCCGCGGCCGGGGCAGCTCTCTCCCCTCCAGACGGGCGATGGCCTCGGGGACGGTCATCCCCTCGCTGCACAGCCGCCGGAACAGGGCCTGCTCACGCTCGGCCGCTTCCAGCGCCGTCCGCACCCGCCCGGGATCACCCACCCCGAGGCGGGCCGCCACTTCGTGGAAAGTCTGCTGCCAGGTGGCCGGGCGGTCCTTGCGGTCCACCACGGGTGCCAGCACCACCTGGTCGGCCAGCCCCAGACCCACCCTCACCATGTCCGTTATCCCGATCATCTTCGGACACAGGTAGTTGGCTGGATCCACGCTCACCAGGTAAGGCAGGAAAAAGAAGTCCACCCGCGCCGACCGCAACCAGGCGGCGTGAGCGAAGCACATCTTCACCGAAACGCAGGGCTCGTCTGTGGGACACGCCTGCATGAGGTCCAGGGTGCGGCGCGAACTTCGCGGCGAGAGGACCACCTCGGCCCCCAGTGCCCCGAGGAAGCCCCGGAAGAAGGGATAGAAGTAGTAATACGAAAAGGCGCGGGGGATTCCGACCCTCGCCATCTTCTGCCTCCCATCAGGTGACCTTCCGCACGCCCCGCCAGAGGATAACTGCTCCCAGGAGTATCAAGATGGCGGGCCACCAGGATACGCTCAGCCGCAACCAGAAGTTCCAGTCCAAGAAAGGATAATGCGTGCGGAGCATGTGGCCGACTCCCGCCATCACCAGCCAGTTGTACACCAGCACCATGGCCCCCACCGCCACCAGACCCCATCCCAGCAGCCGGATGGTGCGCTGGCGCACGCCCTCGTCTTCCGGACCCGGTCCTGCTCCCTGACCCGCCTGACCCGATGGCGCCGGGGCGGCCGCGCTCGCCGACGGGCGTGCTTCCTGGAAGGCAGGTTCTTCGGGCATCAGGATGGCGGCCACGATGTAGGCTATGATGCCCGGAAAAGACGTGAGCGAGAGCAACACCCAGATG belongs to Bacillota bacterium and includes:
- the gatC gene encoding Asp-tRNA(Asn)/Glu-tRNA(Gln) amidotransferase subunit GatC, whose protein sequence is MPISVREVEHVAWLARLELAGEEKQAMAEQLGRILDYMQKLREVSTEDIPPTFHALQGMTTPLREDRPEPGLHPGEALAGAPDRVGELFRVPRVGDADGDGA
- a CDS encoding D-2-hydroxyacid dehydrogenase; this translates as MVELTVLALSRLSDRGAAAIEAVAPGIRVLRADTREAAEQLVEEADVIYGTRLSGPAAARARRLKWVHAPAAGVDRLLTPELVSSPVLVTCSRGLHAHSLSEHTFALMLALARRLPDFWEDRRFRRWERREGRVLAGGTLLVLGLGAVGVEVARKGVAFGMRVLGIRRAPGPVPGVEEVAGPDSLHRMLGRADWVVLCVPLTAETRKMIGERELKAMKPSACLINVARGEVVDEPALVAALKAGWIAGAGLDVFATEPLPPQSELWGLPNVVLTPHMGGSMEDYEERALEIFVDNLRRFLAGEPLLNVVDKQRGY
- a CDS encoding FAD-dependent oxidoreductase is translated as MRHVIVGNGPAGFTAACTIRSLDPQAHVTVLTDEPHPFYSRVLTSYFIAGEVGKDALFLARAEDYRDRGITLLAGREVVAVRRGGEGGWVDVDDGTSLEWDRLLLATGSEPVRLEVPGADLPGVLSLRTLADAEAIAARARPGSSALVIGGGMIGFKATEGLLGRGVRVTMAVTSRHVLSQALDAEAGHLVGEMLARHGVTVITGVDVVGFSARRDGLVAELSDGQAVTCDLAVVGKGVAPRTALARHLGLRVNRGIVCDENMATSCPGVFAAGDVAEVYDPSRGEARVNALWPNAVAQGRVAGTNMVRGPRQAFWGGIGRNALCLGDIRIISGGLVAPRGDGYEEVKVRGSDFYRKLVMQGDRAVGAIFVGDLTGAGVVMAYVQSEQPAPGLADAFRRGCLHAAYVRRHCFAHR
- a CDS encoding ubiquitin-like small modifier protein 1 codes for the protein MAAVQVQLFATLREVTGTSRLTVHASSVGEVLSFLVRTYGEALGRRLLTPTGDLQETIAVLVNGRNIRFLQGLDTLLEAGDTVTLIPPVAGGRPVSCAGGRRSP
- a CDS encoding aldehyde ferredoxin oxidoreductase family protein, producing MYGWTGRMLRVDLTAGTATAEELCPHDLHVFVGARGLGSKLLYDAGAYDVDPFAPENPLIFATGPLTGTYAPSAGRYNVLCRSPLTGAIAASNSGGYWAPELKFAGFDLIYVTGKAAAPVYLWVHDGKAEIRPADGLWGKTVSETEYAVRARTHPEAKVACIGPAGERLVRIACVVNDRSRAAGRSGVGAVMGSKNLKAIAVRGTGPVRVADKEAFKAARKRAMEKILTHPVTSAGLPAYGTAVLVNVINAHGAFPTRNFQTGVFPEADRISGETLAKEYLVRKKACFACSMACGRPTAIPSGPYRGAGEGPEYEAAWALGADCGVSDLAAVTHANWQCNEMGIDPISYGATLACAMELYQRGYLSKEQAGRELRWGDGHLLVEGVRLTAFREGIGNLLAEGSYRMASEFGHPELAMTAKKQEYPAYEPRAVQGIGLSYATSNRGGCHVRGYTIAPEVLGIPEKLDPLVADNKAFWVKTFQDATALVDSSGLCLFVTFAIGVPEIADLLAAATGEAYTAESGLLAGERVWNLERMFNLKAGFTRADDTLAPRLLSEPMPEGPARGQVSRIDLMLPEYYRLRGWDEEGRPTEATLARLGLRW
- a CDS encoding 4Fe-4S dicluster domain-containing protein encodes the protein MLVVHPERCTACRLCELACTFHQDGVFHPLKARLTVGIFPEDDVFVPIICEQCEVAACQEACPSGAITRNLETGALEVNTSRCVGCRMCVMACPFGTMVHVDVDGKMQKCDLCKGDPQCVAVCPWGALEYVEPNDAALARRREVARRLAGVLKGVRV
- a CDS encoding DUF2325 domain-containing protein, translated to MSAGSEEGIWGRLNEVEVRLLLGCLPRSVLAGLARDLGVSVKGWRLETAPARLLARQLAVSWARQADLRPALLHAILSHVHELVWMIEGLPVAALRSHIPGWVERWGAPAVALCLELDDRITVQKLAPSLWARAQAEDKGEEAPTPPPAGTDKVERELAKRERRQRRLLQERDQTIARLEKEVAALEQKLAQREQEKARWMEAARRLEREKGELVSQLEALRGETDRLCQELQEPLALQGRVSELAAALAQAESQAQGYQASCAQLSARVQDLEGQVAALTRELEARDTQIDQLRARLAQRDTEAVRVPRRPDSSQVLDRLVTDLERIVRSVPPAITGPVQFQQGWGISCGGVRVALPDDLARGLRLLEGDEVGLSASPAGGVRVYLTGRVQRRTVLGYLRLGEEPVVRTLDGEEWLLAPGEAQAVGAAEGDPVTIEVPEGARPGDVRARVVQVHRAENPVPAPGIRLRRVRTVRRKAPAAPEADTQELFPGDWLKDWRILVVGGDGQEQWYRQAVEQRGGIFEWHSGFEGLRPLAGKVRTADIIVLVTSRMSHKASDLVREASEKFTKKLVYCNELGAGALVRSLAGALLPVRQEPG
- a CDS encoding acyl-CoA dehydratase activase, with product MSHYIGVDVGSLTTKVVVIDDREEVLFSTYLRNAGGPIEAIQRGFAEVWSRFGERLRVTGVGTTGSGRLLAAIMVGADCVKNEITAHATAARHVEPDVRTVIDIGGQDSKIIFIRQGVPVGFNMNSVCAAGTGSFLDHQASRLGVPIEEFGEYALRSRSPVRIAGRCGVFAESDLIHKQQMGYRREDLIAGLCIALVSNYLANVARGKRIEPIVLFQGGVAANVGIRAALETQLGMPIRVPRHFKVMGALGAALLARQDMLSNPRTSAFRGAERIAAFSCLPRSFICRDCANLCEINELYIDGSLHSRWGSRCGKWEDLSLSSAGRDSNEEAPLRLLSDAGAIMGARR
- a CDS encoding acyl-CoA dehydratase activase-related protein — encoded protein: MARVGIPRAFSYYYFYPFFRGFLGALGAEVVLSPRSSRRTLDLMQACPTDEPCVSVKMCFAHAAWLRSARVDFFFLPYLVSVDPANYLCPKMIGITDMVRVGLGLADQVVLAPVVDRKDRPATWQQTFHEVAARLGVGDPGRVRTALEAAEREQALFRRLCSEGMTVPEAIARLEGRELPRPRRYSAQARRDPYLRIGVAGHAYILYDLIGHDIVGRLREYGQVLTCEMVDDLAARREMATIFEGEKMWYIEGHLLGAVLHWLRRGLVDKLVLVQAFECGPMSIVENFIQEEADAHGIPLLVLTLDEQTGEAGLVTRLEAFIDTSPVADSRTLRVSPLLHTTVLPQRGPEPRQLKAGVITMGSLDVGVRAMLQECGVEVVRLPRLGKETVELGKELAPEFICFPMVTLLGEMRHLLDRGANMILMVMGKGKCRLGWYAQVQELLLRRYGYQFEMPSFNSPLPLRTNWGSFARVVKHVAGGASWPRIIRAFRFGWRKVVLMDEGERLLRRWRAFEEERGAADRVYQRFLVGLDRASSYREINRAWDDFRAELDALPTLDTDPLHVRVVGEIYVLLEPLVNKDLEKIVGTRVEQRVWVHRELCASDWFRLHVFCDRNLRRREEYVRHAGHPYLRELVGGHGAESVGGAVLAPREGMDGVLHLMPFTCMPEIVAQNVLVQAADEHDIPILTFIMSEQTGEAGMITRVEAFLDLLEERRRVRRSSWVPDRRGEVVCRIT
- a CDS encoding PspC domain-containing protein; translation: MNRLYRSRRDRVLLGVCGGIARYFHVDPVLVRVIWVLLSLTSFPGIIAYIVAAILMPEEPAFQEARPSASAAAPAPSGQAGQGAGPGPEDEGVRQRTIRLLGWGLVAVGAMVLVYNWLVMAGVGHMLRTHYPFLDWNFWLRLSVSWWPAILILLGAVILWRGVRKVT